The proteins below come from a single Burkholderia humptydooensis genomic window:
- a CDS encoding response regulator yields the protein MRILLVEDDRMIAEGVRKALKADGCAVDWVQDGDAALTALGGEAYDLLLLDLGLPKRDGIDVLRTLRARGLALPVLILTARDAVADRVKGLDAGADDYLVKPFDLDELAARMRALIRRQSGRSESLIRHGTLTLDPASHQVTLGGAPVALSAREFALLEALLARPGAVLSKSQLEEKMYGWGEEIGSNTVEVYIHALRKKLGSDLIRNVRGLGYMVVKEA from the coding sequence ATGCGGATATTGCTGGTTGAAGACGATCGGATGATCGCCGAAGGGGTGCGCAAGGCGCTGAAGGCCGACGGCTGCGCGGTCGACTGGGTGCAGGACGGCGATGCGGCGCTCACCGCGCTCGGCGGCGAGGCGTACGATCTGCTGCTGCTCGATCTCGGGCTGCCCAAGCGCGACGGCATCGACGTGCTGCGCACGCTGCGCGCGCGCGGGCTCGCGCTGCCGGTGCTGATCCTGACCGCGCGCGACGCGGTGGCCGATCGCGTGAAGGGCCTCGACGCCGGCGCCGACGACTATCTCGTCAAGCCGTTCGATCTCGACGAGCTCGCCGCGCGGATGCGCGCGCTGATCCGCCGCCAGTCGGGGCGCAGCGAATCGCTGATCCGGCACGGCACGCTGACGCTCGATCCGGCGTCGCACCAGGTGACGCTCGGCGGTGCGCCCGTCGCGCTGTCGGCGCGCGAATTCGCGCTGCTGGAAGCGCTGCTCGCGCGACCGGGCGCGGTGCTGTCGAAGAGCCAGCTCGAAGAGAAGATGTACGGCTGGGGCGAGGAGATCGGCAGCAACACCGTCGAAGTCTATATCCACGCGCTGCGCAAGAAGCTCGGCTCGGACCTGATCCGCAACGTCCGCGGCCTCGGCTACATGGTCGTGAAGGAAGCGTAG
- a CDS encoding carboxypeptidase-like regulatory domain-containing protein, with product MRQQSVSRYLIAAALAFGLAGVASAQPGLPDVQHQGDVGFVSGGVGLDESTAFQRSEGSWPLALRFTGAGGEYLSDVHVSVLDAQGGEVLKTDARGPYMLVRLKPGRYTVHASYNGSEQTHAVTVPAKGGTKAAFSWKAQ from the coding sequence ATGCGACAGCAAAGCGTTTCCAGATACCTGATCGCGGCGGCGCTGGCCTTCGGCCTCGCGGGCGTCGCGAGCGCGCAGCCCGGCCTGCCCGACGTGCAGCACCAAGGCGACGTCGGCTTCGTGTCGGGCGGCGTGGGGCTCGACGAGTCCACCGCGTTCCAGCGCAGCGAAGGCAGTTGGCCGCTCGCGCTGCGTTTCACGGGCGCGGGCGGCGAGTATCTGTCCGACGTGCACGTGTCCGTGCTCGACGCGCAAGGCGGCGAAGTGCTGAAGACCGATGCGCGCGGCCCCTACATGCTCGTCAGGCTGAAGCCGGGGCGCTACACCGTGCATGCGAGCTACAACGGCAGCGAGCAGACCCACGCGGTCACGGTGCCGGCGAAGGGCGGCACGAAGGCGGCGTTCTCGTGGAAGGCGCAGTGA
- a CDS encoding ATP-binding protein, with protein sequence MRSIRHQLLIWLLAIVVAGVGLAGWMIYRQALAAANELFDYQLQQIAAALPSEPFSQVLGSQTNGDEGIVIQIWNRNGVLMYFSHPRAPIAPRAELGFSTERTERGAWRVYGAIVGDNVVQLAQPLSVRNRLAASVALRTLWPLIVLLPFLGAAVWMIVGRGLAPLSRMTRAVEARRPDALDPLPDSPLPLEVRPLVHALNGLLARLSAALDTQKAFVADAAHELRTPLAAVQIQAQLVARAQDDVSRREAIVDLQSGVTRATRLAEQLLALARAEPGDATVRERVDLRAIVEECVAAHAPLAQRRDIDLGFEQLEDASVDADPAALRVMFNNLLDNAVKYTPAGGRIDVSLARGGARACVQIGDSGPGIPAAERERVFDRFYRDTSARARTDVAGSGLGLAIVKRVAAQQRATVTLGEAAAGGLLVSVSLPCSGGA encoded by the coding sequence GTGAGGTCGATTCGCCATCAATTGCTGATCTGGCTGCTCGCGATCGTCGTGGCCGGGGTGGGGCTCGCCGGCTGGATGATCTATCGGCAGGCGCTCGCCGCCGCGAACGAGCTGTTCGACTACCAGTTGCAGCAGATCGCGGCCGCGCTGCCGTCCGAGCCGTTCTCGCAGGTGCTCGGCTCGCAGACGAACGGCGACGAAGGGATCGTGATCCAGATCTGGAACCGCAACGGCGTGCTGATGTATTTCTCGCATCCGCGCGCGCCGATCGCGCCGCGCGCGGAGCTCGGCTTCTCGACCGAGCGCACCGAGCGCGGCGCGTGGCGCGTGTACGGCGCGATCGTCGGCGACAACGTCGTGCAGCTCGCGCAGCCGCTGTCGGTGCGCAACCGGCTCGCCGCGAGCGTCGCGCTGCGCACGCTCTGGCCGCTCATCGTGCTGCTGCCGTTTCTCGGCGCGGCCGTCTGGATGATCGTCGGGCGCGGGCTCGCGCCGCTCTCGCGCATGACGCGCGCGGTCGAGGCGCGCCGGCCCGACGCGCTCGACCCGCTGCCCGATTCGCCGCTGCCGCTCGAAGTGCGCCCGCTCGTGCACGCGCTCAACGGGCTGCTCGCGCGGCTCTCGGCCGCGCTCGACACGCAAAAGGCGTTCGTCGCGGACGCCGCCCACGAGTTGCGCACGCCGCTTGCCGCCGTGCAGATCCAGGCGCAGCTCGTCGCGCGCGCGCAGGACGACGTGTCGCGCCGCGAGGCGATCGTCGATCTGCAAAGCGGCGTCACGCGCGCGACGCGTCTCGCCGAGCAACTGCTCGCGCTCGCGCGCGCGGAGCCCGGCGACGCGACGGTGCGCGAGCGCGTCGATCTGCGCGCGATCGTCGAGGAGTGCGTCGCCGCGCACGCGCCGCTCGCGCAGCGGCGCGACATCGACCTCGGCTTCGAGCAGCTCGAGGACGCGAGCGTGGACGCCGATCCCGCCGCGCTGCGCGTGATGTTCAACAACCTGCTCGACAACGCGGTGAAGTACACGCCGGCGGGCGGGCGCATCGACGTGTCGCTCGCGCGCGGCGGCGCGCGCGCATGCGTGCAGATCGGCGACAGCGGCCCCGGCATTCCGGCCGCCGAGCGCGAGCGCGTGTTCGACCGCTTCTACCGCGACACGTCCGCGCGGGCGCGCACCGACGTCGCGGGCAGCGGCCTCGGCCTCGCGATCGTCAAGCGGGTGGCCGCGCAGCAGCGCGCGACCGTGACGCTCGGCGAGGCGGCGGCGGGCGGGCTCCTCGTCAGCGTCTCGCTGCCGTGCTCGGGCGGCGCTTGA
- the dacB gene encoding D-alanyl-D-alanine carboxypeptidase/D-alanyl-D-alanine endopeptidase, with translation MNHNASRYAASPRPTGPAARAPRALLRGAMLAAACAALAFAAPADARRKPKPPRYPAAVSAARNVLPASVLVALQRARVPASSLSVAVERIGDRTPVVAWNASRPMQPASTMKLVTTYAGLSLLGADYRWRTSAYADGDVDENGTLHGTLYVKGTGDPKLVPEELIDLVNKIRRAGIVNVDGALVLDKTFFAPETRDLPPLDDDASAPYNVGPDPLLYAFKALSFTVTPTDNGAVAVDVVPPLANLSVDNQLVEGQGSCGSARPTLATDANGELTASFTGDYPPSCGPTTTNLAVLNHSAFFARGFLALWRQTGGLFSGTIAEGKVPGRARPVASHHGPVLSSVVHDINKFSNNVMARNLFLTIGAVEHQPPATPAQSADTIRAFLAKSGLPIDGLALENGSGLSRDERVSALSLADMLQAANASPVAQAFVDSLPVAGVDGTMKNRLTNAPVGGNAHIKTGTLRDVRAIAGYVASADGSSYVVVSFINDDRAAAARAAHDALLEWVYEGPH, from the coding sequence ATGAATCACAACGCCTCCCGCTACGCCGCCTCGCCACGTCCGACCGGTCCCGCCGCCCGCGCGCCGCGCGCGCTCCTGCGCGGCGCGATGCTCGCCGCGGCGTGCGCCGCGCTCGCGTTCGCCGCGCCCGCCGACGCCCGCAGGAAGCCGAAGCCGCCGCGCTATCCGGCGGCGGTGTCGGCCGCGCGCAACGTGCTGCCCGCGTCGGTGCTCGTCGCGCTGCAGCGCGCGCGCGTGCCGGCGTCGAGCCTGAGCGTCGCCGTCGAGCGGATCGGCGATCGCACGCCCGTCGTCGCATGGAACGCGAGCCGGCCAATGCAGCCCGCATCGACGATGAAGCTCGTGACGACCTACGCGGGGCTGTCGCTGCTCGGCGCCGACTATCGCTGGCGCACGAGCGCGTATGCGGACGGCGACGTCGACGAGAACGGCACGCTGCACGGCACGCTGTACGTGAAGGGCACGGGCGATCCGAAGCTCGTGCCCGAGGAACTGATCGACCTCGTCAACAAGATCCGCCGCGCGGGGATCGTCAACGTGGACGGCGCGCTCGTGCTCGACAAGACCTTCTTCGCGCCCGAGACGCGCGACCTGCCGCCGCTCGACGACGACGCGAGCGCGCCGTACAACGTCGGCCCCGATCCGCTTCTCTACGCGTTCAAGGCGCTGTCGTTCACGGTGACGCCGACCGACAACGGCGCGGTCGCGGTCGACGTCGTGCCGCCGCTCGCGAACCTGAGCGTCGACAACCAGCTCGTCGAAGGACAAGGCTCGTGCGGCTCGGCGCGACCGACGCTCGCGACCGACGCGAACGGCGAGCTCACCGCGTCGTTCACGGGCGACTATCCGCCGAGCTGCGGCCCGACGACGACCAATCTCGCGGTGCTGAACCATTCCGCGTTCTTCGCGCGCGGCTTCCTCGCGCTGTGGCGCCAGACGGGCGGCTTGTTCTCGGGGACGATCGCCGAGGGCAAGGTGCCGGGCCGCGCGCGGCCGGTGGCGTCGCACCACGGCCCGGTGCTGTCGAGCGTCGTGCACGACATCAACAAGTTCAGCAACAACGTGATGGCGCGCAACCTGTTCCTCACGATCGGCGCGGTCGAGCACCAGCCGCCCGCGACGCCCGCTCAGTCGGCGGACACGATCCGCGCGTTCCTCGCGAAAAGCGGGCTGCCGATCGACGGGCTCGCGCTCGAGAACGGCTCCGGGCTCTCGCGCGACGAGCGCGTGAGCGCGCTGTCGCTTGCCGACATGCTGCAGGCGGCGAACGCGAGCCCCGTCGCGCAGGCGTTCGTCGATTCGCTGCCGGTCGCGGGCGTCGACGGCACGATGAAGAACCGGCTGACGAACGCGCCCGTCGGCGGCAACGCGCACATCAAGACGGGCACGCTGCGCGACGTGCGTGCGATCGCGGGCTACGTCGCGTCGGCGGACGGGTCGAGCTACGTCGTCGTCAGCTTCATCAACGACGACCGCGCGGCGGCCGCGCGCGCGGCGCACGACGCGCTGCTCGAATGGGTGTACGAAGGGCCGCACTGA
- a CDS encoding DegQ family serine endoprotease, giving the protein MTTRILARGAVAVAVAAALSAGYVAGTRHAEPQVITPAVAALMPAEAAAKTGIPDFSGLVETYGPAVVNISAKHVVQRAAQRRAAPQQLPIDPDDPFYQFFRHFYGQIPGMGGGRQPQPDDQPSTSLGSGFIISADGYILTNAHVIDGANVVTVKLTDKREYKAKVIGTDKQSDVAVLKIDASGLPTVKIGDPAQSKVGQWVVAIGSPYGFDNTVTSGIISAKSRALPDENYTPFIQTDVPVNPGNSGGPLFNLNGEVIGINSMIYSQTGGFQGLSFAIPINEAMKVKDELVKTGHVSRGRLGVAVQGLNQTLASSFGLQKPDGALVSSVDPKGPAAKAGLQPGDVILGVDGVPVQDSTMLPAQIAGMKPGTKADLQIWRDRSKKTVSVTLASLTDDQAKAGVDGPVEQGRLGVAVRPLSPRERNGSSLTHGLVVQQSTGPAASAGIQPGDVILAVNGRPVTSAEQLRDAVKRAGNSLALLIQRDDAQIFVPVDLG; this is encoded by the coding sequence ATGACTACCCGAATCCTTGCGCGTGGCGCAGTTGCCGTGGCCGTCGCCGCGGCGTTGTCGGCGGGGTATGTGGCGGGCACCCGCCATGCGGAGCCGCAGGTCATCACGCCGGCCGTCGCCGCGCTGATGCCGGCCGAGGCGGCCGCGAAGACTGGCATTCCCGACTTTTCCGGGCTGGTCGAGACCTACGGGCCGGCCGTCGTGAACATCAGCGCGAAGCACGTCGTGCAGCGCGCCGCGCAGCGTCGTGCGGCGCCGCAACAATTGCCGATCGACCCGGACGATCCGTTCTATCAGTTCTTCCGACATTTCTACGGGCAGATCCCCGGGATGGGCGGCGGCCGCCAGCCGCAGCCGGACGACCAGCCGAGCACGAGCCTGGGCTCCGGGTTCATCATCAGCGCGGACGGGTATATCCTGACCAACGCGCACGTGATCGACGGCGCGAACGTCGTCACCGTGAAGCTCACCGACAAGCGCGAGTACAAGGCGAAGGTCATCGGCACCGACAAGCAGTCCGACGTCGCGGTGCTGAAGATCGACGCGTCGGGCCTGCCGACCGTGAAGATCGGCGATCCGGCGCAGAGCAAGGTCGGCCAGTGGGTCGTCGCGATCGGCTCGCCTTACGGGTTCGACAACACGGTCACGTCGGGCATCATCAGCGCGAAGTCGCGCGCGTTGCCCGACGAGAACTACACGCCGTTCATTCAGACCGACGTGCCGGTGAACCCCGGCAACTCGGGCGGTCCGCTCTTCAACCTGAACGGCGAGGTGATCGGCATCAACTCGATGATCTACTCGCAGACGGGCGGCTTCCAGGGCCTGTCGTTCGCGATCCCGATCAACGAGGCGATGAAGGTGAAGGACGAGCTCGTGAAGACGGGCCACGTGAGCCGCGGCCGGCTCGGCGTCGCCGTGCAGGGGCTCAACCAGACGCTCGCGAGCTCGTTCGGCTTGCAGAAGCCCGACGGCGCGCTCGTCAGCTCGGTCGATCCGAAGGGGCCGGCCGCGAAGGCGGGGCTGCAGCCGGGCGACGTGATTCTCGGCGTCGACGGCGTGCCGGTTCAGGATTCGACGATGCTGCCCGCGCAGATCGCGGGCATGAAGCCGGGCACGAAGGCCGATCTGCAGATCTGGCGAGACAGGTCGAAGAAGACGGTGTCGGTGACGCTCGCGTCGCTGACCGACGACCAGGCGAAGGCAGGCGTCGACGGGCCCGTCGAGCAGGGGCGTCTCGGCGTCGCGGTGCGGCCGCTTTCGCCGCGCGAGCGCAACGGCTCGTCGCTCACGCACGGCCTTGTCGTCCAGCAGTCGACGGGCCCCGCCGCGAGCGCGGGCATCCAGCCGGGCGACGTGATCCTCGCGGTGAACGGGCGGCCCGTCACGAGCGCGGAACAATTGCGCGATGCGGTCAAGCGCGCGGGCAACAGCCTTGCGTTGCTGATCCAGCGCGACGACGCCCAGATTTTCGTGCCGGTCGATCTGGGCTGA